From Asterias amurensis chromosome 3, ASM3211899v1, a single genomic window includes:
- the LOC139934575 gene encoding cytochrome P450 3A13-like — MMDILRGIEQSSVTTKLVIAVVVLFLVYDWWCHQYFQRRGIRVGSYLPVIGSLHQIRKGFGSRFPEYNAKYGRVFGWYMFRKTMLVVTDADIIKQIVVKDFSSFTNRKGSSPAPGILNKHLISLQDEEWKEVRSVVTPAFSAVKMRTMSFMINECCDTMLNNIDMAVKEGSNINCKDLYGGLTMDTVAWCCFGLKVDSQLTKEHEFVINAKKAFKSFESVIHQVVLDMFPMLRPVLTYFNAGAITNDVANFFETVTSESCKLRQEQGGDLDTSKNIDMLQLMLNAHNEAPEPADDVNGNVNGNGLHNMKRKRALTNTEVTAQAILFFLAGYETTSSLLGFASYLLALNPDVQDKLYAEIQDKAPSRDVIGYDVVNKMTYLDMVICESLRVYPPVGRFVRICNKTFSYNGLTIEKGVTVFMNVWGIHRDEQYWPEPDKFDPERFSPERKPLIQACTYVPFGFGPRNCIGMRFALLVAKMALVRVLQKYRLDVCPETKIPLNLCEATFSAPKDGIKLRAVARK; from the exons ATGATGGATATCCTGAGAGGCATCGAACAGTCGTCGGTTACCACGAAGCTAGTTATTGCAGTGGTTGTCTTGTTTTTGGT atacGATTGGTGGTGTCATCAGTATTTTCAGCGTCGTGGCATACGGGTCGGGTCCTACCTACCAGTTATAGGCAGCCTGCATCAAATACGAAAA GGTTTTGGAAGCAGGTTTCCTGAGTATAATGCGAAGTACGGGAGGGTTTTTGG GTGGTACATGTTTCGAAAGACTATGCTTGTCGTGACGGATGCTGACATCATCAAGCAGATTGTGGTCAAAGATTTCTCCAGTTTTACCAACCGTAAG gggaGTTCTCCGGCACCCGGAATCTTAAACAAGCACTTAATAAGTTTGCAAGATGAAGAGTGGAAGGAAGTCAGATCGGTCGTCACACCGGCGTTCAGCGCCGTCAAAATGAGAACG ATGTCCTTTATGATCAATGAATGTTGTGACACTATGCTGAATAATATCGACATGGCAGTGAAGGAAGGAAGTAACATCAACTGCAAAGA TTTGTACGGAGGTTTAACTATGGACACGGTAGCGTGGTGTTGTTTCGGGCTGAAAGTAGACTCGCAATTAACGAAAGAACATGAGTTTGTAATCAACGCCAAGAAAGCATTCAAGTCGTTTGAGTCAGTCATACATCAAGTGGTTCTTG ACATGTTCCCAATGTTGAGACCAGTGTTAACTTACTTCAATGCTGGAGCAATTACCAACGACGTGGCAAACTTCTTCGAAACAGTGACGAGTGAATCATGCAAACTTCGCCAAGAGCAGGGAGGCGACTTGGACACGTCTAAG AACATTGACATGTTGCAATTAATGCTAAATGCACACAACGAAGCTCCAGAGCCAGCAGATGACGTCAATGGAAACGTCAATGGAAACGGGCTTCACAACATGaaacgcaagagggcgctaacaAACACCGAAGTCACAGCCCAG GCCATACTCTTCTTCTTAGCAGGCTACGAGACAACGAGTTCCTTGCTCGGCTTTGCCTCGTACCTTCTCGCCCTCAACCCAGACGTACAAGATAAACTCTATGCTGAGATCCAAGATAAAGCCCCAAGCCGTGACGTCATAGGCTATGACGTAGTTAACAAGATGACGTACCTAGATATGGTAATTTGTGAGTCTCTGCGTGTCTATCCACCAGTTGGaag aTTCGTACGCATCTGTAACAAGACGTTTTCTTACAATGGCCTGACCATAGAGAAGGGTGTGACTGTGTTTATGAACGTTTGGGGTATCCATCGTGACGAGCAGTATTGGCCGGAGCCAGACAAGTTTGATCCGGAGAG ATTCAGTCCAGAGAGAAAACCGTTAATCCAGGCTTGCACCTACGTGCCGTTCGGCTTTGGACCGCGTAACTGCATTGGTATGCGATTTGCCTTGTTGGTGGCCAAGATGGCGCTGGTCCGTGTGCTGCAGAAGTACCGATTAGATGTGTGTCCAGAAACAAAG ATTCCGCTCAATCTTTGCGAGGCTACATTCTCAGCTCCTAAAGACGGCATCAAACTTCGAGCTGTCGCCAGAAAATAA
- the LOC139934577 gene encoding monocarboxylate transporter 12-like: MDAAAAVGPWRWVILLVRMGVSFVSFGVLKSMGVFVDEFVVYFECSTRVAGLVVSLPFTIGSVAGISIGVLLKKFGARPLMIISGAVFAVSLIIAAVVSTSLVHIALCFIVCSFGSAMMRNASVAVLLKYFPDNFASMNGLSLIGGPLGMMIVPPVVQQLLQLYDWRGALALLGAMSANFCVFAALFRPLQTKNSYTPIADSEPRSTSNPPPIESLWQKLRQTFGIISDTIYLQMFVDEPGFVTIQIISFFGGTVFGGWHIYLIPNGISLGFNETMSSFLATFSGFGSVFGRVLSGFLIDHGLVKAHNLLAGSCFLLALVCLLDPIAAPSYEATAIIATIGGFFFGICQPILFVLSVNIPEERRVSALAWMVFFSGLGISTGGFAIGWIYDVTGDFGVAFCTMGVISAVAGVLSLTLGPTCFSCKTQDRE; encoded by the exons ATGGATGCAGCAGCTGCAGTAGGTCCATGGCGATGGGTGATTCTCCTAGTAAGGATGGGCGTAAGTTTCGTGTCCTTTGGCGTCCTGAAGTCCATGGGGGTGTTTGTAGATGAGTTTGTTGTGTACTTTGAGTGCAGCACACGTGTAGCAGGTTTAGTCGTTAGCCTCCCATTCACCATTGGTAGTGTAGCAG GGATCTCCATTGGAGTTCTACTGAAAAAATTTGGAGCTAGACCGCTGATGATTATTAGCGGCGCGGTATTTGCTGTATCTCTTATCATAGCCGCAGTGGTATCGACATCATTAGTCCACATTGCTCTGTGTTTCATCGTATGCA GTTTTGGATCTGCCATGATGCGAAATGCTTCAGTCGCAGTTCTGTTGAAATATTTCCCGGATAATTTCGCCTCCATGAATGGGTTGAGTTTGATAGGAGGCCCTTTGGGTATGATGATCGTCCCTCCCGTGGTTCAGCAACTGCTACAGCTGTATGATTGGCGAGGTGCTCTGGCTCTTCTCGGTGCTATGTCGGCAAATTTTTGCGTTTTCGCCGCTCTATTTAGACCTCTGCAGACCAAAAACTCCTACACACCAATAGCAGATAGTGAGCCGAGGTCTACATCTAATCCACCTCCGATCGAGTCACTTTGGCAGAAATTGAGACAAACGTTTGGAATAATAAGTGATACAATTTACCTCCAAATGTTCGTTGATGAACCTGGATTCGTCACCATCCAGATTATTAGTTTCTTTGGGGGAACCGTGTTCGGTGGTTGGCATATATATCTTATCCCGAATGGTATTTCTCTGGGTTTCAATGAGACAATGTCGTCATTTCTGGCTACTTTTTCCGGCTTTGGAAGCGTGTTTGGGCGCGTTTTGTCCGGTTTTTTAATCGACCACGGACTGGTAAAAGCACATAATCTACTCGCTGGGTCATGTTTCCTACTGGCCTTGGTGTGTCTCCTTGATCCCATCGCTGCACCATCGTATGAGGCAACTGCTATCATCGCCACTATTGGTGGGTTTTTCTTTGGAATCTGTCAACCAATACTATTCGTCTTGTCGGTTAATATTCCTGAAGAAAGAAGAGTGTCTGCCTTGGCTTGGATGGTGTTCTTCTCTGGTCTCGGTATATCAACAGGAGGTTTCGCAATCG GTTGGATATATGACGTAACGGGTGATTTTGGAGTTGCTTTCTGCACGATGGGAGTCATTTCTGCTGTCGCGGGAGTGTTGTCGTTGACGTTGGGACCTACTTGCTTTTCATGTAAAACTCAGGATCGGGAGTAG